One Paenibacillus sp. SYP-B4298 genomic window, CAAGGAGGACTAGACCATGAATTATTGCTTGGAGGTTAAGAACCTGTCCAAGGCCTATTCCAATTCCGAATTCAAATTAGATCATGTGTCGTTTTCTATCCCTCAGGGGTGTATCATGGGCTTTGTCGGCGAGAATGGAGCAGGTAAAACGACAACCATTAGTTCAATCTTGAATACCATTAAGCCGGATAGCGGCAGTATCGCAATTTTCGGCGAGGAACTGACCGATGAACGAACGGACCTCCGTGAACAGATCGGGGTTGTATTTGATGCCATTAATTTTCCCGAGGCTCTCACTGCCCGTAAGCTGGCTCTGGTGTTTCGAGATATATATCGCAACTGGGACGACAGTCTATTCCAGAACCTAATCCGTAGACTTCAAGTACCCGCCGACATAGCTATTAAGGATCTGTCGCGCGGCATGACTATGAAGCTGGCCACCGCGGTAGCTATGTCTCATGGCGCCAAGCTGCTGCTGCTTGATGAGGCGACCTC contains:
- a CDS encoding ABC transporter ATP-binding protein: MNYCLEVKNLSKAYSNSEFKLDHVSFSIPQGCIMGFVGENGAGKTTTISSILNTIKPDSGSIAIFGEELTDERTDLREQIGVVFDAINFPEALTARKLALVFRDIYRNWDDSLFQNLIRRLQVPADIAIKDLSRGMTMKLATAVAMSHGAKLLLLDEATSGLDPIVREEMLDLFLEFVEHEEHSILMSSHITSDLEKVADYIVFMHKGRVILSESKDDLMYNYGIARCKAEQFHALDQSEYVAYRKRGLQTEVLIPDKLRFSKEHHGIIVDDVTIDEIMLLLVKGDQ